In Pieris napi chromosome 8, ilPieNapi1.2, whole genome shotgun sequence, the genomic stretch ATTTATTGCGAATATCTTGCACATTTGTACATTAGTTATAGAATTTTTTCTATCTACCTAAACAGAAAATAATTCTGTGTTTCACAAGGCCTAAATTTACAAGAGCATACtcctaatattaaatagaataatacatttcaatgattttctttatagtttaaattataagaatagctaattaaatataaattaataggtttaaaattgtaacaatTATAACAATAGTATTCCTACTACTTTAATAGAATTTAGTAATaccacaaaaattatattaaagagataataataatttatattacaatatagtTACCACTATATTTGAAATGTTTTGTAGAGGATGTAATTGAATAAAGATAATTCTCACATGTTTGCTTGAGCAGGACTTGCCGGTGCTGGTTGAGCTTCTAAATTCTTGATTAATTGTGCAAGCCAATGCTTAGTAGAATTATCTTCTTGTAAACAAGCGGTAAATGTTGCATCACGCAATTGATCTGGGAGACATTGTCTTAAAGCTTCCCTAGCTCTAGGATTATCTGACAAGCGTAAGTAACATCGGACAACATGTTTTAGAAGCCTTGCAGATGGATCTTTAGCTAGAGATAATACCATTTTTCCTAATATCATAGCTACATGGGAAAATCTATCATATGTTTGGCATATGTAACACAGGCCACTATCATCTAATAGGATCTTTTGTAGGATGAATGTAGCTACTGTCTTTGATAATTCTGATCCATTTTCCATAATACGTAAGCACAAAGGAATAATTTCAGTTGTTAATAGGAATGTTATAACTTCTTGTTCATCTGTTTTGACTAATGCTCCTATTACTCCAAGACTGGTAAGGCGGAGATATTCAAAAGGGCGAGTTTTGGAAACTGTATGCAGAAAAGGATAGAGAAAGAGAGGAACATGAGCTTGTAAAAAAGCTGACCTTGTCTCTGGATGAGATGCAACACACTGCATTAAAGCTAATGCATTACAAACTCGATTGCTTTGATGTGCTGTCAGAGTTGCAGGAATCATGGCCACATAAATGTTCGTTATTTCTTGTAACAGTGCTGCTATGGTGCCAAAACTATGCCATAGCATAGGTGCCAAATCTGGTACAACTTCCCTCTTTTTACTAAGTTCCAAGAGTGCATTTTCCCGAGTTTCGGGATTGCAAAGTTCTAATATCCAGGAATAAATCTTTTCTCTGTCCACAACAGTTTGCATGTTGGCTGGACTTTGCTGCGAGCTCATAGTAGTATGCatcacaataaaattaattttaacttcgCTGACATAAAGcttgtaatataacaattacTGCTTTGTGTGTTTGCGGTTAATTGGTAATATAGAGAATAATATAACGTTAGCTTCAAGTAACGACTACTATGAATTACTTACGACTATCActatagaaaattaatattcgtCTATTATAGAATGTAGTAGTAAAGGTTATATTCAGATTTAAGATAAAAGTACACAAATGAACAATTTTTCTCTTAAACAATTCTTCGATTAGTAACCACACAGTCCACACACTAAAAGTTAGAATTTAAAACAGATTACAGAATGCCATTTACTAAATACGATTTggcatttacatatttttcacTGATAATATCTTGTTATTAAGCGTTCTTCCTAATCTGTGGTAGGTAGAGCTCTACTAGATACGTATAGAGTACTCACGTAACAAATCTTTTGCTATTCTGTAGTTATCACTGTCAGGTGTCAATTTGGAAAATTGgagttatttgttattttactgTGGTctgtatttattatctattgactattacttattagtaattactaattagtCCCTACTCCCTAGTGGAAACTGGAAAGTCTCTAGACCCTTTAGTTCAGCAAAGATTTTTTGCAcaattgtgtttttaaatgGATTATGGAATTCATGTAATGTTTAACGAATTAAGAAAGGAAattaactaatatatttttttaataagtaaagtATTGATAAGTTTTGAATCGAAGAACATCCTAGTTTGAATACCAAAACTAGCCTTCatatgtagaaattattatcgAGCTATGTGATTTATTCTttacttaaaacattttattgtaaatacgtaagtttatttaaaattctattaaaatataatgtgttTGCCATCCAATTAACTATAGCAGATTCATCTGTGACgccatttatatatttatgattatcAATTATGATTATGAATGCATCCTGCAACTAATTTGATTATGTTATGTGCGGGATACGGCCTTAATTGAGTACAGCCGGAGAGTTGCGAAGGGTCAGATGAGAAAACATGAATGTatgtagataatattttaaggctGATAAATAGTATTTGAATTGCAGAATTATGGAAGTGTCCCATTCCTTAACACTCAATGAATCAGCCTTGCAGCAGCTTCCTGATGATAAAAAGCCACACTTTATATTTGAATGGTTAAGGTTTTTGGATAAAGTTTTAGTTGCAGCACATAAGGTAAGGAATTGCATACTTTAAAGTACAGTGGTACCTCAATATGCTAGCAATATTTTGCTTTGAGGTGAGAGCAAGATTTCAGATACGAGGAATTGCATGCTACATTGTATACACTTGGTGTTGTGAGCAGCATCTAACAGTTTCTCCCACCTCGGACTTAGCCTCAGTCTGTGTGGTTGTTTCCAAAATTTTTGATAAGTTGGGTTTGCTTTTTTTgctatatatacatttacaaaacattatcatttataatgatGGATCCTAAGATGATGTCTATTGAATTAAAGGGTGAAATCATAGAAAAACAAGAGCACCTTGCTCAaccttaaaattttcaaagcaACTGAGGTTGGTGTTTTGGGAGCTGGAACAGATTAATGactattcaattaattttaagggGGAAAATTGTTTTGAGATACCAGCaatttgttaataaacaaGCAAGGTTACGGAACAAATTAAACTCATATGTTGAGGTACCACTTGTAactttataagaataaaaattgtttttatgataaacagatttttttccttttggttttaaacttttaactaTGCACCATTTGTGTAAATGCACCTATGCACCTGTAAAACATATGTAAGATTAGATGCAGCAATAAGTAAtgtgaaaatttattaattaattaaacttaaaatttgtttctttattaacacatttcagTCTGATATAAAGAACTGTCAGCAGAAACTGGTAGCACAGTTACTTAACTTATTCCGAGAGAATCTTGGGGCACCAGCCCGAAGAGTTTTATCAAGATGTCTGGCTACATTATTCTCTGTTGGTGATACATTTCTGCTATTTGACACTGTCAATAAATGTAATGATATTATCAAAGTCAAGGATGATTCCCCTTCTTATTTACCAACTAGGCtgtaagta encodes the following:
- the LOC125051867 gene encoding CCR4-NOT transcription complex subunit 9, producing the protein MHTTMSSQQSPANMQTVVDREKIYSWILELCNPETRENALLELSKKREVVPDLAPMLWHSFGTIAALLQEITNIYVAMIPATLTAHQSNRVCNALALMQCVASHPETRSAFLQAHVPLFLYPFLHTVSKTRPFEYLRLTSLGVIGALVKTDEQEVITFLLTTEIIPLCLRIMENGSELSKTVATFILQKILLDDSGLCYICQTYDRFSHVAMILGKMVLSLAKDPSARLLKHVVRCYLRLSDNPRAREALRQCLPDQLRDATFTACLQEDNSTKHWLAQLIKNLEAQPAPASPAQANMYRPT